A single Natrinema pellirubrum DSM 15624 DNA region contains:
- a CDS encoding branched-chain amino acid ABC transporter permease produces MSSETDSSTTITGESSGRVVDRLRPVTGPVDSALSPLSSTYNRFLGPHFGKMNGLQLALVVVSLVSLVTAPFWSNFIIVQTFTLASIWAIFAMSWDIQSGYTGYISFGHSALSGAAAYTTAMLLYNVGDLPFMATAPVSVLVTLVVGLAIALPSLRLSGPYFSLITFVAVLIFYRLIRPFSDYTGGETGLQSVEVFTYDPIPRFYYMVIPMLVIAVALLFIARSNIGLVFTAIRENESAVEAAGLNATKFKLWSFVISAIPMGIGGVLLAHYSGGVDPNAFVVVDNSIEMIAMAVVGGMSSILGPLGGAFLFLSLDRIILTELPTRLRWILIWVFVLLVLVFARDGLLRKLWHGLDRLGGDRR; encoded by the coding sequence ATGAGTAGCGAAACCGATAGTTCAACTACGATCACTGGAGAGTCGTCGGGGAGAGTCGTCGATCGCCTGCGCCCCGTCACGGGACCGGTCGACAGCGCGCTTTCACCGCTTTCGAGCACGTATAACCGCTTCCTCGGACCACACTTCGGCAAGATGAACGGGCTCCAGCTCGCGCTCGTGGTCGTCTCGCTGGTCTCGCTGGTGACCGCGCCGTTCTGGTCGAACTTCATCATTGTCCAGACGTTTACTCTCGCCTCGATCTGGGCGATCTTCGCGATGAGCTGGGACATTCAGAGCGGCTACACCGGCTACATCAGCTTCGGCCATTCGGCGCTCTCCGGCGCGGCGGCGTACACGACCGCAATGTTGCTCTACAACGTCGGTGACCTGCCGTTCATGGCCACGGCACCGGTTTCGGTACTCGTGACCTTAGTCGTCGGCCTCGCGATCGCGCTGCCGTCGCTGCGGCTGAGCGGGCCGTACTTCTCGCTGATCACGTTCGTTGCGGTCCTGATCTTCTATCGGCTCATCCGACCGTTCAGCGATTACACCGGCGGCGAGACGGGACTCCAGTCGGTGGAGGTGTTCACCTACGATCCCATCCCGAGGTTCTATTACATGGTGATCCCGATGCTCGTCATCGCGGTCGCCCTGCTGTTCATCGCCCGGTCGAACATCGGACTCGTGTTCACGGCGATCCGCGAGAACGAAAGCGCCGTCGAGGCGGCCGGGCTGAACGCGACGAAGTTCAAGCTCTGGTCGTTCGTCATCAGCGCGATCCCGATGGGGATCGGCGGCGTATTGCTCGCCCACTACTCCGGCGGCGTCGACCCGAACGCATTCGTCGTCGTCGACAACAGCATCGAGATGATCGCGATGGCGGTCGTCGGCGGCATGAGTTCGATTCTCGGACCGCTCGGCGGCGCGTTCCTGTTCCTGAGTCTGGACCGGATCATCCTGACCGAGTTGCCGACGAGGCTGCGCTGGATCCTCATCTGGGTCTTCGTGCTGTTGGTCCTCGTGTTCGCCCGTGACGGCCTGTTGCGCAAACTGTGGCACGGGCTCGATCGACTCGGGGGTGATCGCCGATGA
- a CDS encoding ABC transporter ATP-binding protein, translated as MSVLEVDGLTKKFGGLVAVDDFSFEVGEGEIVGLIGPNGSGKSTVFNCIMGIYGVTDGAIRFNGTDITDDSTHEVVNKGLSRVSQESNPIDSMSVAGNIKLFTLPNSIVSLRGGASEEEIYDYAARIDIEEHLHEMPDELPHADVRRLEIAKSLATEPEMMLLDEPFAGMNQAEITELAEQIERFREQGMSMVVVDHNMGGLMDLVDRIVVLNNGDFLAEGTPEEIAENEQVQEAYLAGEGL; from the coding sequence ATGAGCGTCCTCGAGGTCGACGGGCTGACCAAGAAGTTCGGCGGACTCGTCGCCGTCGACGACTTCTCGTTCGAGGTCGGCGAGGGCGAGATCGTCGGCCTGATCGGGCCGAACGGCTCGGGCAAGTCCACGGTGTTCAACTGCATCATGGGCATCTACGGCGTCACCGACGGCGCGATCCGGTTCAACGGAACCGACATCACCGACGATTCGACCCACGAGGTCGTCAACAAGGGGCTCTCGCGAGTCTCCCAGGAGTCGAACCCGATCGACTCGATGTCGGTCGCGGGGAACATCAAGCTGTTCACGCTCCCGAACAGCATCGTCTCGCTTCGCGGCGGTGCCAGCGAGGAGGAGATCTACGACTACGCCGCCCGCATCGACATCGAGGAGCATCTCCACGAGATGCCCGACGAGTTGCCCCATGCGGACGTCCGCCGGCTCGAGATCGCCAAGTCGCTGGCGACCGAGCCCGAGATGATGCTGCTCGACGAGCCGTTTGCGGGGATGAACCAGGCCGAGATCACCGAACTGGCCGAGCAGATCGAGCGGTTCCGCGAGCAAGGAATGTCGATGGTCGTCGTCGACCACAACATGGGCGGTCTGATGGATCTGGTCGATCGGATCGTCGTCCTCAACAACGGCGACTTCCTCGCGGAGGGCACGCCGGAGGAAATCGCCGAGAACGAGCAAGTCCAGGAGGCGTACCTCGCTGGGGAGGGACTCTAA
- a CDS encoding ABC transporter ATP-binding protein, which translates to MSNTLLEIQDLNVYYGKSHALKGVSLSIQEGEIYGVIGPNGAGKTTMLNAVAGFLDYEGSISYAGRDLAGQPSQEIVESGLIYCTEDRDLFPYFSVHENLLMGAQFRDDKAAVQDDLDMVYDLFPRLDERREQEAETMSGGEQQMLAVGRALMSDPDMLMLDEPTLGLAPVIIEDIGEALETLQQEEGLTILLAEQNSTFALNHADRLSLIETGEIELSGPHDEFTDNDYVREAYVGVH; encoded by the coding sequence ATGTCCAATACGCTACTCGAGATCCAAGACCTCAACGTCTACTACGGCAAGTCACACGCGCTGAAGGGCGTCTCGCTGTCGATCCAGGAAGGCGAAATCTATGGCGTCATCGGCCCCAACGGGGCCGGGAAGACGACGATGCTGAACGCCGTCGCCGGCTTCCTCGACTACGAGGGATCGATCAGCTACGCCGGTCGCGATCTCGCGGGACAGCCGTCCCAGGAGATCGTCGAGTCCGGGCTCATCTACTGCACCGAGGACCGGGATCTGTTCCCGTACTTCTCGGTCCACGAGAACCTGCTGATGGGCGCGCAGTTCCGCGACGACAAGGCGGCGGTACAGGACGATCTCGACATGGTCTACGACCTGTTCCCGCGGCTGGACGAACGCCGCGAACAGGAGGCCGAAACCATGAGCGGCGGCGAACAGCAGATGCTCGCCGTCGGCCGCGCGCTGATGAGCGACCCCGACATGCTGATGTTGGACGAGCCGACGCTCGGACTCGCGCCGGTCATCATCGAGGACATCGGTGAGGCCCTCGAGACGCTCCAGCAAGAGGAGGGGCTGACCATCCTGCTGGCCGAGCAGAACTCGACGTTCGCGCTGAATCACGCGGACCGGCTCTCGCTGATCGAGACCGGCGAGATCGAACTGTCGGGCCCGCACGACGAGTTTACGGACAACGACTACGTCCGCGAGGCGTACGTCGGCGTCCACTGA
- a CDS encoding acyl-CoA thioesterase, whose amino-acid sequence MGANDTANADRDADGPAFQPVFENRVRFAETDQQGIVFYGEYFTFQDEAVSAFFRAIDYGYDRMREDGWQIHVVNTELNYRAGAEFEDVIVNELRVADIGTSSLEYEYRAKRKDDGTVLADGTVTQVAVDTETEEPTRIPDAFRDAVAAFQGGLETDGYSSR is encoded by the coding sequence ATGGGAGCAAACGACACGGCGAACGCGGATCGAGACGCGGACGGCCCCGCGTTCCAGCCGGTCTTCGAGAACCGCGTTCGGTTCGCCGAGACCGACCAGCAGGGAATCGTCTTCTACGGGGAGTACTTCACCTTTCAGGACGAGGCCGTCTCCGCGTTCTTCCGCGCGATCGACTACGGCTACGACCGCATGCGCGAGGACGGCTGGCAGATCCACGTCGTCAACACCGAGTTGAACTACCGAGCCGGCGCGGAGTTCGAGGACGTGATCGTCAACGAACTCCGGGTCGCGGACATCGGAACTTCGAGCCTCGAGTACGAGTACCGGGCGAAGCGAAAAGACGACGGCACCGTACTGGCCGACGGTACCGTCACGCAGGTCGCCGTCGACACCGAGACCGAGGAGCCGACCCGGATCCCCGACGCGTTCCGCGACGCCGTCGCGGCGTTTCAGGGCGGCCTCGAGACCGACGGGTATAGTAGCCGCTGA
- a CDS encoding NAD(P)/FAD-dependent oxidoreductase: MHSTPQVVVAGGGLAGLVAARHLAAAGTDVTLFERRETTGGRVRTLERDGFRFDRGFQVCFTAYPAVRRELDLTALHLRRFAPGATIAGPDGLSTLADPLREPGTIPATLSNPYVSAGDALRVARLWLRLRRTDPGDIFAGDDERIDDFLRNRRFSERFIEGFVAPFYGGITLDRSLATSRRVFEYTFRTLAAGETVVPAAGMEAIPSQLADRVREVGGTIRTGTTVESVAADGGDASDSAGSVTVETDAEPLEADAVVVATDPPTARDLTGIESIPTEARSCVTQYYALPAGTDLGTGRRLLLNATGRGPNHVVPHSAVAPEYAPDDATLISATYLGEQPASDDDLAERTRRSLESWSPNREFDDLETLHTERIPFAQFDQPPGIHDLLPDVRNPAGSVYLAGDYTQWSSIQGAMESGRRAAEAVIDDLSG; the protein is encoded by the coding sequence ATGCACTCGACGCCGCAGGTAGTCGTCGCCGGCGGTGGGCTGGCCGGGCTCGTCGCTGCCCGGCACCTCGCCGCCGCCGGTACAGACGTGACGTTGTTCGAACGCCGCGAGACGACCGGGGGTCGGGTTCGCACCCTCGAGCGTGACGGCTTCCGGTTCGACCGGGGCTTTCAGGTCTGCTTTACCGCCTATCCCGCCGTTCGGCGCGAACTCGACCTCACGGCGCTGCACCTCCGTCGGTTCGCGCCGGGAGCGACGATCGCCGGCCCCGACGGACTGTCGACGCTCGCGGACCCGCTCAGGGAACCGGGGACGATTCCGGCGACGCTGTCGAACCCGTACGTTTCGGCGGGCGACGCACTCCGGGTGGCCCGGCTCTGGCTCCGGCTCCGGCGAACCGATCCCGGCGACATCTTCGCCGGGGACGACGAACGGATCGATGACTTCCTCCGTAACCGGAGGTTCTCCGAGCGGTTCATCGAGGGCTTCGTCGCGCCGTTCTACGGCGGGATCACGCTCGATCGGTCGCTGGCGACCTCGCGGCGCGTCTTCGAGTACACCTTCCGGACCCTCGCGGCGGGCGAGACGGTGGTCCCGGCCGCCGGCATGGAGGCGATCCCGTCGCAACTCGCCGACCGCGTCCGCGAGGTCGGCGGAACGATCCGAACGGGCACTACGGTCGAGTCGGTCGCGGCCGACGGCGGGGACGCTAGCGATTCCGCGGGCTCGGTTACGGTCGAAACCGATGCGGAACCCCTCGAGGCGGACGCGGTCGTCGTCGCGACCGATCCGCCGACGGCGCGGGACCTAACGGGGATCGAGTCGATCCCGACCGAGGCGCGAAGCTGTGTCACCCAATACTACGCGCTCCCGGCGGGAACCGATCTGGGGACCGGCCGTCGGCTCCTGCTGAACGCGACCGGGCGAGGGCCGAACCACGTGGTTCCCCACAGCGCGGTCGCCCCCGAGTACGCGCCCGACGACGCGACGCTGATCAGCGCGACCTATCTCGGGGAGCAGCCGGCGAGCGACGACGACCTGGCCGAGCGGACCCGCCGCTCACTCGAGTCATGGTCTCCGAACCGGGAATTCGACGACCTCGAGACGCTGCATACCGAGCGGATCCCGTTCGCGCAGTTCGACCAGCCGCCGGGAATCCACGACCTGCTCCCCGACGTTCGCAACCCCGCGGGCTCGGTCTATCTGGCCGGCGACTACACACAGTGGTCCTCGATACAGGGCGCGATGGAGAGCGGGCGACGGGCGGCCGAAGCGGTCATCGACGATCTGTCGGGCTGA
- a CDS encoding metallophosphoesterase, with product MTDGVEVDVPFAVHDRSIFLPATETLVLADVHLGKAADSSVDAPIDDGADVRDRLAAVLETTAPATVVVAGDLLHSFSRLPRGLERDLEAVVATVADAGAELVVTPGNHDTMLGEVFSGQTVPEYRPDGGETVICHGHERPVESAERYVVGHDHPALSIEGRKLPCLLYGPDCYEGADVIVLPAFTRLAAGATVNGMRGRDFQSPLVRTPDAFHPAVRDDAADEVLWFPPLGRCRRLL from the coding sequence ATGACCGACGGCGTCGAGGTCGACGTTCCGTTCGCCGTCCACGACCGGTCGATCTTCCTTCCGGCGACCGAGACGCTCGTCCTCGCGGACGTCCATCTCGGCAAGGCTGCCGACTCGAGCGTCGACGCGCCGATCGACGACGGAGCCGACGTTCGCGACCGGCTCGCGGCGGTACTCGAGACGACCGCGCCGGCGACGGTCGTCGTCGCGGGCGACCTCCTCCACTCGTTTTCGCGGCTGCCACGGGGCCTCGAGCGCGACCTCGAGGCGGTCGTCGCGACCGTCGCGGACGCCGGTGCGGAGCTGGTCGTGACGCCGGGCAACCACGATACGATGCTCGGGGAGGTCTTCTCGGGGCAGACCGTTCCCGAGTACCGGCCGGACGGTGGCGAGACGGTGATCTGTCACGGTCACGAGCGCCCCGTGGAAAGCGCCGAGCGGTACGTCGTCGGCCATGACCACCCCGCGCTGTCGATCGAGGGCCGCAAGTTACCCTGCCTCCTCTACGGGCCGGACTGCTACGAGGGCGCGGACGTGATCGTCCTGCCGGCGTTTACGCGCCTCGCGGCCGGCGCGACCGTCAACGGAATGCGCGGTCGGGACTTCCAGTCGCCGCTGGTCCGGACTCCAGACGCGTTCCATCCCGCCGTCAGGGACGACGCGGCGGACGAAGTGCTGTGGTTCCCGCCGCTCGGGCGGTGCCGACGGCTCCTGTAG
- the artA gene encoding archaeosortase A, producing MSPLPVTTAAPGAVVDPVAGSATVLSMSIGSVPLSDALAWTAIGAFVVAAVIQWYGATDPARYLAAGAWVVFGVFWLTLAPHYYLEVKSPIETLLTVAALPLCAYTGYLLATGRESLLLLSKAVAFMGLIYLPVETIPVVRTWLIETTAAQTHFGMELLGHSPGLEEGANGYQSRFAFDPDETVTGRTTYIITACTGIGSMAIFGGLIAAVKAPLKRKAVAFPLAVGVIWFLNLVRNVFIGLASPWGWFQQDIFVTIATEFMGAPADRTSYIVAHNFIAQSLSIVALLGITYLVLRILPEVLEPLEDVLYILTGTEYDLADALGQEMRADGGARTDAGASADHDSGPAVDDDADR from the coding sequence ATGTCGCCCCTCCCAGTGACGACCGCAGCCCCCGGTGCGGTTGTCGACCCCGTGGCGGGATCCGCGACGGTACTCTCGATGAGTATCGGATCCGTTCCCCTGTCGGACGCCCTCGCCTGGACCGCGATCGGCGCGTTCGTCGTCGCGGCCGTCATCCAATGGTACGGGGCTACCGATCCCGCACGATACCTCGCAGCGGGCGCGTGGGTCGTCTTCGGCGTCTTTTGGCTGACGCTTGCTCCCCACTACTACCTCGAGGTCAAGAGCCCGATCGAGACGCTGCTGACGGTGGCAGCGCTGCCGCTGTGTGCCTACACCGGTTATCTGCTTGCCACCGGCCGGGAGTCGCTGCTCCTGCTCTCGAAGGCCGTCGCGTTCATGGGGCTGATCTACCTGCCCGTCGAGACGATTCCGGTCGTCCGCACGTGGTTGATCGAGACGACCGCCGCCCAGACCCACTTCGGGATGGAGCTGCTCGGCCACAGCCCCGGCCTCGAGGAGGGGGCAAACGGCTATCAGAGCCGCTTTGCCTTCGATCCCGACGAGACGGTGACCGGCCGGACGACCTACATCATCACGGCCTGTACGGGCATCGGGAGCATGGCCATCTTCGGCGGCCTCATCGCCGCCGTCAAAGCGCCGCTCAAGCGGAAGGCGGTTGCCTTCCCGCTCGCGGTCGGCGTCATCTGGTTCCTGAACCTCGTCCGGAACGTCTTCATCGGGCTGGCTTCGCCGTGGGGCTGGTTCCAGCAGGATATCTTCGTCACCATCGCGACGGAGTTCATGGGCGCGCCGGCCGACCGGACCTCCTACATCGTCGCCCACAACTTCATCGCCCAGTCGCTGTCGATCGTCGCCCTGCTGGGTATCACCTACCTCGTCCTCCGCATCCTCCCGGAGGTGCTGGAACCCCTCGAGGACGTCCTCTACATCCTGACCGGCACGGAGTACGACCTCGCAGACGCCCTGGGACAGGAGATGCGGGCCGACGGCGGTGCGCGAACTGACGCGGGCGCGTCCGCCGACCACGATAGCGGACCGGCCGTGGACGACGACGCGGATCGATGA
- a CDS encoding DUF7839 domain-containing protein gives MVDVLDNKRTATRFRILVQIAERQPAVSQGEIAGEVGVTSQAVSEYIRELVDDSLVEKEGRSRYHVTNEGVDWLFRTADDIRRFADHVTGDILGAMSEAAYIATDDIEEGDTVSLSVKNGLLHATPGEEGPATGVATTDAAAGTDVGVTSFEGVMDLEPGSVTVLQVPGVRTGGSRAIESDTVADRCTDADLVVAAGVEAIVACREAGTDPTVTFAAGSVAADGAKRGLDVTAVATTNEVGRVTDALRDADVSYEVLEG, from the coding sequence ATGGTCGACGTCCTCGACAACAAGCGCACCGCGACGCGGTTTCGGATCCTCGTCCAGATCGCGGAACGCCAGCCCGCGGTCAGCCAGGGGGAGATCGCCGGGGAAGTCGGCGTGACGAGTCAGGCGGTCAGCGAGTACATCCGGGAACTCGTCGATGACAGTCTCGTCGAGAAGGAGGGCCGGTCGCGATATCACGTCACCAACGAAGGCGTCGACTGGCTGTTCCGGACCGCCGACGACATCCGCCGGTTCGCCGACCACGTAACCGGCGACATCCTCGGGGCGATGAGCGAGGCCGCCTACATCGCGACCGACGACATCGAGGAGGGTGATACCGTCTCGCTGTCGGTGAAAAACGGGCTCCTCCACGCGACGCCCGGCGAGGAGGGACCGGCGACCGGCGTCGCGACCACGGACGCCGCGGCCGGCACCGATGTCGGCGTCACCAGCTTCGAGGGCGTCATGGACTTAGAGCCCGGCTCGGTGACCGTCCTGCAGGTTCCCGGTGTCCGGACCGGCGGGAGCCGCGCGATCGAGTCCGACACCGTCGCCGACCGCTGTACCGACGCCGACCTCGTCGTCGCTGCCGGCGTCGAAGCGATCGTCGCCTGTCGGGAGGCCGGGACCGATCCGACGGTCACGTTCGCCGCGGGCTCCGTCGCCGCCGACGGGGCCAAGCGCGGGCTCGATGTGACGGCCGTCGCCACGACCAACGAGGTCGGCCGAGTCACCGACGCGCTTCGCGACGCCGACGTCTCCTACGAAGTCCTCGAGGGCTAG
- a CDS encoding proteasome assembly chaperone family protein, whose product MDELEIDAVAEVELDDPVLVEGLPGVGHVGTLAVEHLLEELEGESTLVRRLYSREFPPQVSVEDGVSELTCAEIHAVEVPDGRDFLLLTGDHQAQSNAGHYTLTDAFLDVAEEFGATEVYALGGVPTGELIEEYAVVGAVSDESLLEALEDAGVEFREDEPAGGIVGVSGLLLGLGERRGFEATCLMGETSGYLVDPKSARAVLEVLEAVLGFELDYESLDERADEMEEVIGKIQEMEQQQGMDVPTDDDLRYIG is encoded by the coding sequence ATGGACGAACTCGAGATCGACGCGGTTGCCGAGGTCGAACTGGACGACCCCGTTCTCGTCGAGGGGTTGCCCGGGGTCGGACACGTCGGCACGCTGGCCGTCGAACATCTGCTCGAGGAACTCGAGGGCGAGAGTACGCTCGTCCGGCGGCTCTACTCCCGCGAGTTCCCGCCGCAGGTCAGCGTCGAGGACGGCGTCTCTGAGCTGACCTGCGCCGAGATCCACGCCGTCGAGGTCCCCGACGGTCGTGACTTCCTCCTTCTGACCGGCGACCACCAGGCTCAGAGCAACGCGGGCCACTACACGCTGACCGATGCCTTCCTCGACGTCGCCGAGGAGTTCGGTGCGACCGAGGTGTACGCGTTAGGCGGCGTCCCGACGGGCGAACTCATCGAGGAGTACGCGGTCGTCGGCGCCGTCAGCGACGAGTCGCTGCTCGAGGCACTCGAGGACGCGGGCGTCGAGTTCCGCGAGGACGAGCCGGCGGGCGGTATCGTCGGCGTCTCGGGACTCCTGCTCGGCCTGGGCGAACGTCGCGGCTTCGAGGCGACCTGCCTGATGGGCGAGACCAGCGGCTACCTCGTCGATCCCAAAAGCGCCCGGGCGGTACTGGAGGTCCTCGAAGCCGTACTCGGCTTCGAACTCGACTACGAGTCCCTGGACGAACGGGCCGACGAGATGGAGGAGGTCATCGGCAAGATCCAGGAAATGGAACAGCAACAGGGGATGGACGTGCCGACCGACGACGACCTGCGTTACATCGGCTAG
- a CDS encoding RNA-protein complex protein Nop10 translates to MKSDIRVCSAWQDVHDRPVYTLSSTCPECGADAENSAPAPLDPADPHGEYRRSLKRRNR, encoded by the coding sequence ATGAAATCGGACATCCGGGTGTGTTCGGCGTGGCAGGACGTCCACGATCGCCCGGTGTATACGCTTTCTTCGACCTGTCCGGAGTGTGGTGCCGACGCCGAAAACAGCGCGCCGGCACCGCTCGACCCCGCGGACCCCCATGGCGAGTACCGACGCTCTCTTAAACGTCGCAACCGCTGA
- a CDS encoding translation initiation factor IF-2 subunit alpha has protein sequence MKYSGWPDPGELVVGKIDEIEDFGVFVDLEEYEEKRGLIHISEVASGWIKNVRDHVREGQIVVCKVLDVDEGSQQIDLSLKDVNDHQRSDKIQEWKNEQKADNWMELAFGEEIDDEVYTAIANELIAAHGGLYDGFKQAAIHGEEALEDTDLDGDEIEAIVDTARENVSVPYVNVTGYVDLENPSPSGVDGIREALEAAEGNGTVPEEVDLEVSYVGAPEYRIEVQAPNYKTAESELEESADRAIAAIEGHGGAGEYHRERRTDDE, from the coding sequence ATGAAATACAGCGGCTGGCCCGACCCCGGCGAACTCGTCGTCGGCAAGATCGACGAGATCGAGGACTTCGGCGTCTTCGTCGATCTCGAGGAGTACGAGGAGAAACGCGGACTGATCCACATCTCCGAGGTCGCCAGCGGCTGGATCAAGAACGTCCGCGACCACGTCCGCGAGGGACAGATCGTCGTCTGTAAGGTCCTCGATGTCGACGAGGGCTCCCAGCAGATCGACCTCTCGCTGAAAGACGTCAACGATCACCAGCGCTCCGATAAGATCCAGGAGTGGAAAAACGAGCAGAAGGCCGACAACTGGATGGAACTGGCCTTCGGCGAGGAGATCGACGACGAGGTCTACACCGCGATCGCGAACGAACTGATCGCGGCCCACGGCGGCCTCTACGACGGCTTCAAACAGGCCGCCATCCACGGCGAAGAGGCCCTCGAGGACACTGACCTCGACGGCGACGAGATCGAGGCGATCGTCGACACCGCACGCGAGAACGTCTCGGTGCCGTACGTCAACGTCACCGGCTACGTCGACCTCGAGAACCCATCGCCAAGCGGCGTCGACGGGATCCGCGAGGCGCTGGAAGCCGCCGAGGGCAACGGTACGGTGCCCGAGGAGGTCGACCTCGAAGTAAGCTACGTCGGCGCGCCCGAGTACCGCATCGAGGTGCAAGCACCGAACTACAAGACTGCCGAATCCGAACTCGAGGAAAGCGCCGATCGAGCGATCGCCGCGATCGAGGGCCACGGCGGTGCGGGCGAGTACCACCGCGAGCGACGCACCGACGACGAATGA
- a CDS encoding 30S ribosomal protein S27e, with amino-acid sequence MAGNFYSVRCSDCENEQTVFGKASTEVACAVCGTTLARPTGGNAEIDHEIVETVESR; translated from the coding sequence ATGGCAGGAAATTTCTACAGCGTCCGATGCAGTGACTGCGAGAACGAACAGACCGTCTTCGGCAAGGCCTCCACGGAGGTCGCCTGTGCCGTCTGTGGCACGACGCTCGCCCGACCGACCGGCGGCAACGCCGAGATCGACCACGAGATCGTCGAGACAGTCGAGTCACGATGA
- a CDS encoding 50S ribosomal protein L44e translates to MQMPRRFNTYCPHCNEHHEHEVEKSRTGRSSGLKWDARRTRRNSSSIGNSGRFSKVPAGEKPTKKTDLKYRCSECGKAHLREGWRAGRLEFQE, encoded by the coding sequence ATGCAGATGCCACGCCGCTTCAATACGTACTGCCCGCACTGCAACGAACACCACGAACACGAAGTCGAGAAGTCCCGAACCGGCCGTTCCTCGGGACTGAAATGGGACGCTCGCCGCACCCGGCGAAACTCCTCGTCGATCGGTAACTCCGGTCGCTTCTCGAAGGTGCCCGCCGGCGAAAAGCCCACGAAAAAGACCGACCTCAAATACCGCTGCAGCGAGTGCGGCAAGGCCCACCTCCGCGAGGGATGGCGCGCCGGCCGACTCGAGTTCCAGGAGTGA
- a CDS encoding HAH_0734 family protein, with translation MKQLIIHGDPGIRNGAIVRYEGDEGEAEVVCFGINRNGEYHGPDRVQLWCTVGDEDEYEDYEKRNFTPHFLDVDRVDADDVEVVRAKSDLAI, from the coding sequence ATGAAACAGCTCATCATCCACGGCGATCCCGGCATCCGCAACGGGGCCATCGTTCGGTACGAGGGGGACGAGGGGGAGGCCGAGGTGGTCTGTTTCGGGATCAACCGCAACGGCGAGTACCACGGTCCCGATCGGGTCCAGCTCTGGTGTACCGTCGGCGACGAGGACGAGTACGAGGACTACGAGAAGCGAAACTTCACGCCACATTTCCTCGACGTCGATCGGGTCGACGCCGACGACGTCGAGGTCGTCCGGGCGAAAAGCGACCTCGCGATCTGA
- a CDS encoding GtrA family protein: MSDSLTEAVRTRARALLSTTRFGQFVGVGAVGATVDNVVLVLLVEATFLGPVVAKLLSWELGIAVIFAINERWTFSEYGEVGLGPLVRRFLRSNVVRFGGFLVTLAVLTLLVRRYAIWYVAANVVGIGVGFFVNYTCESLYTWQVHQD; this comes from the coding sequence ATGAGTGATTCCCTCACAGAGGCCGTCCGGACGCGGGCTCGAGCCCTTCTTTCGACGACGCGGTTCGGGCAGTTCGTCGGCGTCGGGGCAGTCGGCGCGACCGTCGACAACGTCGTGCTGGTCCTGTTGGTCGAGGCCACGTTCCTCGGGCCGGTCGTCGCGAAGCTCCTCTCCTGGGAACTCGGGATCGCGGTCATCTTCGCGATCAACGAGCGATGGACCTTCTCGGAGTACGGGGAAGTCGGGCTGGGGCCGCTGGTGAGGCGGTTCCTGCGATCGAACGTCGTTCGCTTTGGCGGCTTTCTCGTGACGCTTGCCGTGTTGACACTGCTGGTCCGTCGCTACGCGATCTGGTACGTCGCGGCGAACGTGGTTGGCATCGGCGTCGGCTTCTTCGTCAACTACACCTGTGAGAGTCTCTACACGTGGCAGGTCCACCAGGACTAA